From one Trifolium pratense cultivar HEN17-A07 linkage group LG1, ARS_RC_1.1, whole genome shotgun sequence genomic stretch:
- the LOC123921644 gene encoding extensin-2-like isoform X3, which produces MTARGSDPQRGRFRPEMAMALLIVLISTTVVSVAADGYPYNSPPPPYEYKSPPPPYEHKAPPYEYKSPPPPSPSPPPPYVYKSPPPPPYEHKAPPYEYKSPPPPSPSPPPPYYYKSPPPPSPSPPPPYYYKSPPPPSPSPPPPYYYKSPPPPYEHKAPPYYYKSPPPPSPSPPPPYYYKSPPPPSPSPPPPYYYKSPPPPSPSPPPPYYYKSPPPPTPVYKYNSPPPPSPTYVYKSPPPPTPVYKPPYYYKSPPPPTPVYKYNSPPPPSPTYVYKSPPPPSPVYKPPYYYKSPPPPTPVYKYNSPPPPSPTYVYKSPPPPSPVYKPPYYYKSPPPPTPVYYYKSPPPPTPVYKYNSPPPPSPTYVYKSPPPPSPVYKPPYYYKSPPPPTPVYKYNSPPPPSPVYKPPYYYNSPPPPTPIYKYKSPPPPSPTYVYKSPPPPSPVYEPPYYYKSPPPPTPVYYYKSPPPPTPVYKYNSPPPPSPVYKPPYYYKSPPPPTPVYKYNSPPPPSPTYVYKSPPPPSPVYKPPYYYKSPPPPTPVYKYNSPPPPSPVYKPPYYYNSPPPPTPVYKYKSPPPPSPTYVYKSPPPPSPVYEPPYYYKSPPPPTPVYKYKSPPPPSPTYVYKSPPPPSPVYEPPYYYKSPPPPTPVYKYKSPPPPSPTYVYKSPPPPSPTYKYKSPPPPPTPVYKYKSPPPPSPTYEYKSPPPPTPVYKYKSPPPPSPTYEYKSPPPPSPAPVYKYTSPPPPSPSPPPPYYYKSPPPPSPSPPPPYYYKSPPPPSPSPPPPYYYKSPPPPSPSPPPPYYYQSPPPPSPAPHTPYYYKSPPPPTASPPPPYHYVSPPPPTSSPPPPYHYTSPPPPSPSPAPTYIYKSPPPPVKSPPPPVYIYASPPPPIYK; this is translated from the exons ATGACTGCTAGGGGCAGTGACCCCCAAAGGGGTCGATTTCGGCCGGAAATGGCCATGGCATTGCTCATTGTTCTGATTTCTACTACTGTGGTTTCCGTTGCTGCTGATGGTTACCCATACAATTCTCCACCACCACCTTATGAGTACAAGTCACCTCCACCACCATATGAACATAAGGCTCCACCTTACGAGTACAAGTCTCCACCTCCACCTTCCCCGTCACCTCCACCTCCTTATGTATACAAGTCACCACCTCCACCACCGTATGAGCACAAAGCTCCACCATATGAATACAAGTCTCCTCCACCACCTTCTCCATCACCTCCACCTCCTTACTACTATAAATCTCCACCACCACCTTCTCCCTCACCCCCACCACCTTACTACTACAAGTCACCTCCACCACCTTCTCCATCACCTCCACCTCCTTACTACTACAAATCTCCCCCACCACCATATGAGCACAAAGCTCCACCATACTATTACAAGTCTCCTCCTCCACCTTCTCCCTCACCTCCACCACCTTACTACTACAAGTCTCCTCCACCACCTTCTCCCTCACCTCCACCTCCTTACTACTATAAATCTCCTCCACCACCCTCCCCCTCCCCTCCCCCACCATATTATTACAAGTCTCCACCACCTCCAACACCAGTTTACAAATACAACTCACCACCTCCACCATCACCAACTTACGTGTACAAGTCACCACCCCCACCAACACCTGTATACAAACCCCCGTACTACTACAAGTCACCTCCTCCTCCAACACCAGTTTACAAGTACAATTCACCACCTCCACCGTCACCAACTTACGTGTACAAGTCACCACCTCCCCCGTCACCTGTATATAAACCCCCATACTACTACAAGTCACCTCCTCCTCCAACACCAGTTTACAAGTATAATTCACCACCTCCACCATCACCAACTTACGTTTACAAGTCACCACCCCCACCATCCCCTGTATACAAACCCCCATACTACTACAAGTCACCTCCTCCCCCAACACCAGTTTACTACTACAAGTCACCTCCTCCTCCAACACCAGTTTACAAGTACAACTCACCACCTCCGCCGTCACCAACTTACGTTTACAAGTCACCACCCCCACCATCACCTGTATACAAACCCCCATACTACTACAAGTCACCTCCTCCTCCAACACCAG TTTACAAGTACAATTCACCACCTCCACCATCACCTGTATATAAGCCCCCATACTACTACAACTCACCTCCTCCTCCAACACCAATTTATAAGTACAAGTCGCCACCTCCACCGTCACCAACTTACGTGTACAAGTCACCACCCCCACCATCACCTGTATACGAACCCCCATACTACTATAAGTCACCTCCTCCTCCAACACCAGTTTACTATTACAAGTCACCTCCTCCCCCAACACCAGTTTACAAGTACAACTCACCACCCCCACCATCACCTGTATACAAACCCCCATACTACTACAAGTCACCTCCTCCTCCAACACCAGTTTACAAGTACAATTCACCACCTCCACCGTCACCAACTTATGTGTACAAGTCACCACCTCCCCCATCTCCTGTATACAAACCCCCATACTACTACAAGTCACCTCCTCCACCAACACCAGTTTACAAGTACAATTCACCACCTCCACCATCACCTGTATATAAGCCCCCATACTACTACAACTCACCTCCTCCTCCAACACCAGTTTATAAGTACAAGTCCCCACCTCCACCGTCACCAACATACGTGTACAAGTCACCACCCCCACCATCACCTGTATATGAACCCCCATACTACTACAAGTCACCTCCTCCTCCAACACCAGTTTACAAGTACAAGTCACCACCTCCACCGTCACCAACTTACGTGTACAAGTCACCACCCCCACCATCACCTGTATATGAACCCCCATACTACTACAAGTCACCTCCTCCTCCAACACCAGTTTACAAGTACAAGTCACCACCTCCACCATCACCAAC TTACGTGTACAAGTCACCACCCCCACCATCACCTACTTACAAGTACAagtctcctcctcctcctccaacaCCAGTTTACAAGTACAAGTCACCACCCCCACCATCACCAACTTACGAGTACAagtctcctcctcctccaacaCCAGTTTACAAGTACAAATCACCACCCCCACCATCACCGACTTACGAGTACAagtctcctcctcctccttctcCAGCACCAGTTTACAAGTACACGTCACCACCCCCACCATCCCCATCACCTCCCCCTCCATACTATTACAAATCTCCCCCACCACCTTCCCCATCCCCTCCCCCTCCATACTATTACAAATCTCCTCCACCACCCTCACCGTCACCCCCACCTCCTTACTATTACAAGTCACCCCCACCTCCATCTCCATCTCCACCACCTCCTTATTACTATCAAAGTCCTCCTCCACCATCTCCCGCTCCTCATACTCCCTACTACTACAAATCCCCTCCACCGCCAACGGCGTCTCCTCCACCTCCTTACCATTATGTGAGTCCTCCCCCACCTACATCATCTCCTCCTCCACCATACCACTACACATCACCACCTCCTCCCTCCCCATCTCCCGCTCCCACATACATTTACAAATCACCTCCCCCGCCAGTGAAATCACCTCCCCCACCAGTTTACATTTATGCTTCCCCACCACCACCTATCTACAAGTAA
- the LOC123921644 gene encoding extensin-2-like isoform X1 codes for MTARGSDPQRGRFRPEMAMALLIVLISTTVVSVAADGYPYNSPPPPYEYKSPPPPYEHKAPPYEYKSPPPPSPSPPPPYVYKSPPPPPYEHKAPPYEYKSPPPPSPSPPPPYYYKSPPPPSPSPPPPYYYKSPPPPSPSPPPPYYYKSPPPPYEHKAPPYYYKSPPPPSPSPPPPYYYKSPPPPSPSPPPPYYYKSPPPPSPSPPPPYYYKSPPPPTPVYKYNSPPPPSPTYVYKSPPPPTPVYKPPYYYKSPPPPTPVYKYNSPPPPSPTYVYKSPPPPSPVYKPPYYYKSPPPPTPVYKYNSPPPPSPTYVYKSPPPPSPVYKPPYYYKSPPPPTPVYYYKSPPPPTPVYKYNSPPPPSPTYVYKSPPPPSPVYKPPYYYKSPPPPTPVYKYNSPPPPSPVYKPPYYYNSPPPPTPIYKYKSPPPPSPTYVYKSPPPPSPVYEPPYYYKSPPPPTPVYYYKSPPPPTPVYKYNSPPPPSPVYKPPYYYKSPPPPTPVYKYNSPPPPSPTYVYKSPPPPSPVYKPPYYYKSPPPPTPVYKYNSPPPPSPVYKPPYYYNSPPPPTPVYKYKSPPPPSPTYVYKSPPPPSPVYEPPYYYKSPPPPTPVYKYKSPPPPSPTYVYKSPPPPSPVYEPPYYYKSPPPPTPVYKYKSPPPPSPTYVYKSPPPPSPVYEPPYYYKSPPPPTPVYKYKSPPPPSPTYVYKSPPPPSPTYKYKSPPPPPTPVYKYKSPPPPSPTYEYKSPPPPTPVYKYKSPPPPSPTYEYKSPPPPSPAPVYKYTSPPPPSPSPPPPYYYKSPPPPSPSPPPPYYYKSPPPPSPSPPPPYYYKSPPPPSPSPPPPYYYQSPPPPSPAPHTPYYYKSPPPPTASPPPPYHYVSPPPPTSSPPPPYHYTSPPPPSPSPAPTYIYKSPPPPVKSPPPPVYIYASPPPPIYK; via the exons ATGACTGCTAGGGGCAGTGACCCCCAAAGGGGTCGATTTCGGCCGGAAATGGCCATGGCATTGCTCATTGTTCTGATTTCTACTACTGTGGTTTCCGTTGCTGCTGATGGTTACCCATACAATTCTCCACCACCACCTTATGAGTACAAGTCACCTCCACCACCATATGAACATAAGGCTCCACCTTACGAGTACAAGTCTCCACCTCCACCTTCCCCGTCACCTCCACCTCCTTATGTATACAAGTCACCACCTCCACCACCGTATGAGCACAAAGCTCCACCATATGAATACAAGTCTCCTCCACCACCTTCTCCATCACCTCCACCTCCTTACTACTATAAATCTCCACCACCACCTTCTCCCTCACCCCCACCACCTTACTACTACAAGTCACCTCCACCACCTTCTCCATCACCTCCACCTCCTTACTACTACAAATCTCCCCCACCACCATATGAGCACAAAGCTCCACCATACTATTACAAGTCTCCTCCTCCACCTTCTCCCTCACCTCCACCACCTTACTACTACAAGTCTCCTCCACCACCTTCTCCCTCACCTCCACCTCCTTACTACTATAAATCTCCTCCACCACCCTCCCCCTCCCCTCCCCCACCATATTATTACAAGTCTCCACCACCTCCAACACCAGTTTACAAATACAACTCACCACCTCCACCATCACCAACTTACGTGTACAAGTCACCACCCCCACCAACACCTGTATACAAACCCCCGTACTACTACAAGTCACCTCCTCCTCCAACACCAGTTTACAAGTACAATTCACCACCTCCACCGTCACCAACTTACGTGTACAAGTCACCACCTCCCCCGTCACCTGTATATAAACCCCCATACTACTACAAGTCACCTCCTCCTCCAACACCAGTTTACAAGTATAATTCACCACCTCCACCATCACCAACTTACGTTTACAAGTCACCACCCCCACCATCCCCTGTATACAAACCCCCATACTACTACAAGTCACCTCCTCCCCCAACACCAGTTTACTACTACAAGTCACCTCCTCCTCCAACACCAGTTTACAAGTACAACTCACCACCTCCGCCGTCACCAACTTACGTTTACAAGTCACCACCCCCACCATCACCTGTATACAAACCCCCATACTACTACAAGTCACCTCCTCCTCCAACACCAG TTTACAAGTACAATTCACCACCTCCACCATCACCTGTATATAAGCCCCCATACTACTACAACTCACCTCCTCCTCCAACACCAATTTATAAGTACAAGTCGCCACCTCCACCGTCACCAACTTACGTGTACAAGTCACCACCCCCACCATCACCTGTATACGAACCCCCATACTACTATAAGTCACCTCCTCCTCCAACACCAGTTTACTATTACAAGTCACCTCCTCCCCCAACACCAGTTTACAAGTACAACTCACCACCCCCACCATCACCTGTATACAAACCCCCATACTACTACAAGTCACCTCCTCCTCCAACACCAGTTTACAAGTACAATTCACCACCTCCACCGTCACCAACTTATGTGTACAAGTCACCACCTCCCCCATCTCCTGTATACAAACCCCCATACTACTACAAGTCACCTCCTCCACCAACACCAGTTTACAAGTACAATTCACCACCTCCACCATCACCTGTATATAAGCCCCCATACTACTACAACTCACCTCCTCCTCCAACACCAGTTTATAAGTACAAGTCCCCACCTCCACCGTCACCAACATACGTGTACAAGTCACCACCCCCACCATCACCTGTATATGAACCCCCATACTACTACAAGTCACCTCCTCCTCCAACACCAGTTTACAAGTACAAGTCACCACCTCCACCGTCACCAACTTACGTGTACAAGTCACCACCCCCACCATCACCTGTATATGAACCCCCATACTACTACAAGTCACCTCCTCCTCCAACACCAGTTTACAAGTACAAGTCACCACCTCCACCATCACCAACATACGTGTACAAGTCACCACCCCCACCATCACCTGTATATGAACCCCCATACTACTACAAGTCACCTCCTCCTCCAACACCAGTTTACAAGTACAAGTCACCACCTCCACCATCACCAACTTACGTGTACAAGTCACCACCCCCACCATCACCTACTTACAAGTACAagtctcctcctcctcctccaacaCCAGTTTACAAGTACAAGTCACCACCCCCACCATCACCAACTTACGAGTACAagtctcctcctcctccaacaCCAGTTTACAAGTACAAATCACCACCCCCACCATCACCGACTTACGAGTACAagtctcctcctcctccttctcCAGCACCAGTTTACAAGTACACGTCACCACCCCCACCATCCCCATCACCTCCCCCTCCATACTATTACAAATCTCCCCCACCACCTTCCCCATCCCCTCCCCCTCCATACTATTACAAATCTCCTCCACCACCCTCACCGTCACCCCCACCTCCTTACTATTACAAGTCACCCCCACCTCCATCTCCATCTCCACCACCTCCTTATTACTATCAAAGTCCTCCTCCACCATCTCCCGCTCCTCATACTCCCTACTACTACAAATCCCCTCCACCGCCAACGGCGTCTCCTCCACCTCCTTACCATTATGTGAGTCCTCCCCCACCTACATCATCTCCTCCTCCACCATACCACTACACATCACCACCTCCTCCCTCCCCATCTCCCGCTCCCACATACATTTACAAATCACCTCCCCCGCCAGTGAAATCACCTCCCCCACCAGTTTACATTTATGCTTCCCCACCACCACCTATCTACAAGTAA
- the LOC123921644 gene encoding extensin-2-like isoform X2 — translation MTARGSDPQRGRFRPEMAMALLIVLISTTVVSVAADGYPYNSPPPPYEYKSPPPPYEHKAPPYEYKSPPPPSPSPPPPYVYKSPPPPPYEHKAPPYEYKSPPPPSPSPPPPYYYKSPPPPSPSPPPPYYYKSPPPPSPSPPPPYYYKSPPPPSPSPPPPYYYKSPPPPSPSPPPPYYYKSPPPPSPSPPPPYYYKSPPPPTPVYKYNSPPPPSPTYVYKSPPPPTPVYKPPYYYKSPPPPTPVYKYNSPPPPSPTYVYKSPPPPSPVYKPPYYYKSPPPPTPVYKYNSPPPPSPTYVYKSPPPPSPVYKPPYYYKSPPPPTPVYYYKSPPPPTPVYKYNSPPPPSPTYVYKSPPPPSPVYKPPYYYKSPPPPTPVYKYNSPPPPSPVYKPPYYYNSPPPPTPIYKYKSPPPPSPTYVYKSPPPPSPVYEPPYYYKSPPPPTPVYYYKSPPPPTPVYKYNSPPPPSPVYKPPYYYKSPPPPTPVYKYNSPPPPSPTYVYKSPPPPSPVYKPPYYYKSPPPPTPVYKYNSPPPPSPVYKPPYYYNSPPPPTPVYKYKSPPPPSPTYVYKSPPPPSPVYEPPYYYKSPPPPTPVYKYKSPPPPSPTYVYKSPPPPSPVYEPPYYYKSPPPPTPVYKYKSPPPPSPTYVYKSPPPPSPVYEPPYYYKSPPPPTPVYKYKSPPPPSPTYVYKSPPPPSPTYKYKSPPPPPTPVYKYKSPPPPSPTYEYKSPPPPTPVYKYKSPPPPSPTYEYKSPPPPSPAPVYKYTSPPPPSPSPPPPYYYKSPPPPSPSPPPPYYYKSPPPPSPSPPPPYYYKSPPPPSPSPPPPYYYQSPPPPSPAPHTPYYYKSPPPPTASPPPPYHYVSPPPPTSSPPPPYHYTSPPPPSPSPAPTYIYKSPPPPVKSPPPPVYIYASPPPPIYK, via the exons ATGACTGCTAGGGGCAGTGACCCCCAAAGGGGTCGATTTCGGCCGGAAATGGCCATGGCATTGCTCATTGTTCTGATTTCTACTACTGTGGTTTCCGTTGCTGCTGATGGTTACCCATACAATTCTCCACCACCACCTTATGAGTACAAGTCACCTCCACCACCATATGAACATAAGGCTCCACCTTACGAGTACAAGTCTCCACCTCCACCTTCCCCGTCACCTCCACCTCCTTATGTATACAAGTCACCACCTCCACCACCGTATGAGCACAAAGCTCCACCATATGAATACAAGTCTCCTCCACCACCTTCTCCATCACCTCCACCTCCTTACTACTATAAATCTCCACCACCACCTTCTCCCTCACCCCCACCACCTTACTACTACAAGTCACCTCCACCACCTTCTCCATCACCTCCACCTCCTTACTACTACAAATCTCCCCCA CCACCTTCTCCCTCACCTCCACCACCTTACTACTACAAGTCTCCTCCACCACCTTCTCCCTCACCTCCACCTCCTTACTACTATAAATCTCCTCCACCACCCTCCCCCTCCCCTCCCCCACCATATTATTACAAGTCTCCACCACCTCCAACACCAGTTTACAAATACAACTCACCACCTCCACCATCACCAACTTACGTGTACAAGTCACCACCCCCACCAACACCTGTATACAAACCCCCGTACTACTACAAGTCACCTCCTCCTCCAACACCAGTTTACAAGTACAATTCACCACCTCCACCGTCACCAACTTACGTGTACAAGTCACCACCTCCCCCGTCACCTGTATATAAACCCCCATACTACTACAAGTCACCTCCTCCTCCAACACCAGTTTACAAGTATAATTCACCACCTCCACCATCACCAACTTACGTTTACAAGTCACCACCCCCACCATCCCCTGTATACAAACCCCCATACTACTACAAGTCACCTCCTCCCCCAACACCAGTTTACTACTACAAGTCACCTCCTCCTCCAACACCAGTTTACAAGTACAACTCACCACCTCCGCCGTCACCAACTTACGTTTACAAGTCACCACCCCCACCATCACCTGTATACAAACCCCCATACTACTACAAGTCACCTCCTCCTCCAACACCAG TTTACAAGTACAATTCACCACCTCCACCATCACCTGTATATAAGCCCCCATACTACTACAACTCACCTCCTCCTCCAACACCAATTTATAAGTACAAGTCGCCACCTCCACCGTCACCAACTTACGTGTACAAGTCACCACCCCCACCATCACCTGTATACGAACCCCCATACTACTATAAGTCACCTCCTCCTCCAACACCAGTTTACTATTACAAGTCACCTCCTCCCCCAACACCAGTTTACAAGTACAACTCACCACCCCCACCATCACCTGTATACAAACCCCCATACTACTACAAGTCACCTCCTCCTCCAACACCAGTTTACAAGTACAATTCACCACCTCCACCGTCACCAACTTATGTGTACAAGTCACCACCTCCCCCATCTCCTGTATACAAACCCCCATACTACTACAAGTCACCTCCTCCACCAACACCAGTTTACAAGTACAATTCACCACCTCCACCATCACCTGTATATAAGCCCCCATACTACTACAACTCACCTCCTCCTCCAACACCAGTTTATAAGTACAAGTCCCCACCTCCACCGTCACCAACATACGTGTACAAGTCACCACCCCCACCATCACCTGTATATGAACCCCCATACTACTACAAGTCACCTCCTCCTCCAACACCAGTTTACAAGTACAAGTCACCACCTCCACCGTCACCAACTTACGTGTACAAGTCACCACCCCCACCATCACCTGTATATGAACCCCCATACTACTACAAGTCACCTCCTCCTCCAACACCAGTTTACAAGTACAAGTCACCACCTCCACCATCACCAACATACGTGTACAAGTCACCACCCCCACCATCACCTGTATATGAACCCCCATACTACTACAAGTCACCTCCTCCTCCAACACCAGTTTACAAGTACAAGTCACCACCTCCACCATCACCAACTTACGTGTACAAGTCACCACCCCCACCATCACCTACTTACAAGTACAagtctcctcctcctcctccaacaCCAGTTTACAAGTACAAGTCACCACCCCCACCATCACCAACTTACGAGTACAagtctcctcctcctccaacaCCAGTTTACAAGTACAAATCACCACCCCCACCATCACCGACTTACGAGTACAagtctcctcctcctccttctcCAGCACCAGTTTACAAGTACACGTCACCACCCCCACCATCCCCATCACCTCCCCCTCCATACTATTACAAATCTCCCCCACCACCTTCCCCATCCCCTCCCCCTCCATACTATTACAAATCTCCTCCACCACCCTCACCGTCACCCCCACCTCCTTACTATTACAAGTCACCCCCACCTCCATCTCCATCTCCACCACCTCCTTATTACTATCAAAGTCCTCCTCCACCATCTCCCGCTCCTCATACTCCCTACTACTACAAATCCCCTCCACCGCCAACGGCGTCTCCTCCACCTCCTTACCATTATGTGAGTCCTCCCCCACCTACATCATCTCCTCCTCCACCATACCACTACACATCACCACCTCCTCCCTCCCCATCTCCCGCTCCCACATACATTTACAAATCACCTCCCCCGCCAGTGAAATCACCTCCCCCACCAGTTTACATTTATGCTTCCCCACCACCACCTATCTACAAGTAA
- the LOC123883798 gene encoding protein NRT1/ PTR FAMILY 7.1-like, producing MEKSGRMNEMNKTGGIKVATLLLVNQALATLGFFGVGVNLVLFLTRVLGQDNAEAANNVSKWTGTVYMFSLVGAFLSDSYWGRYLTCTIFQIFFILGLALSCLSSWRFLINPSGCGDGHIPCKPSTIGVNIFYFSIYLVAFGYGGHQPTLATFGADQYDEKNPKERSLKVAFFCYFYFSLNVGSLFSNTVLVYYEDTGKWTMGFLVSFISAIIAFLTFLSGSPQYRYLKPSGNPVVRVAQVFTAVVRKWGVDPPKADKLFELVGSKSAIKGCRKILHSDDLRLMDKAATITENDDEESRNNPWRLCTVTQVEETKCVLRMLPIWLCTITYSVVFTQMASLFVEQGDVMNSKIGEFRLPAASMSIFDICSVLVCTGIYRKILVPLVGRLSGNPRGISELERMGIGLIFGMLSMVASGITEIVRLRNIICSQKTSSMSIFYQIPQYVLMGASEVFMYVGQLEFFNGQAPDGIKSFGSSLCMASMSLGNYVSSMLVNIIMEITARGHDKGWISENLNKGHMDRFFFLLAGLVSFDFVIYLFCAKWYKSINVQGDQEELELDDSNNSKSASKGQP from the exons ATGGAAAAAAGTGGCAGAATGAATGAGATGAATAAAACAGGAGGAATCAAAGTTGCAACCCTTTTACTAG TGAATCAAGCACTAGCTACTTTAGGTTTCTTTGGAGTTGGGGTGAATTTGGTTCTTTTTCTAACTAGAGTTCTTGGTCAAGATAATGCTGAAGCTGCAAATAATGTGAGCAAGTGGACAGGAACAGTTTACATGTTCTCATTAGTAGGAGCATTTCTCAGTGACTCTTATTGGGGTCGATACTTAACCTGCACAATCTTTCAAATTTTCTTTATTCTG gGGTTGGCACTGTCTTGTTTGTCATCATGGCGTTTCTTGATCAATCCAAGTGGATGTGGTGATGGGCATATTCCTTGTAAGCCATCAACAATTGGAGTtaacattttttacttttccaTATATTTAGTTGCTTTTGGTTATGGAGGACACCAACCAACCTTAGCAACATTTGGTGCTGACCAATATGATGAGAAAAATCCAAAAGAAAGGAGTTTAAAAGTAGCTTTCTTCTGTTATTTTTACTTTTCTCTCAACGTTGGATCTTTGTTCTCCAATACTGTATTAGTGTATTATGAGGACACAGGGAAGTGGACAATGGGTTTTTTGGTATCATTCATCTCTGCTATCATAGCCTTTTTGACCTTTTTATCAGGATCTCCACAATATAGATATTTGAAGCCATCAGGAAACCCTGTGGTAAGAGTTGCTCAAGTATTTACAGCTGTTGTCAGGAAATGGGGTGTTGATCCACCCAAGGCAGACAAGCTTTTTGAGCTTGTTGGTTCTAAATCTGCCATCAAAGGTTGTAGAAAGATTCTGCATAGTGATGATCTACG ATTGATGGACAAGGCAGCAACCATTACGGAGAATGATGACGAGGAGAGTCGAAACAATCCATGGAGGCTTTGCACAGTGACTCAAGTTGAGGAAACAAAATGTGTATTAAGAATGCTACCGATTTGGCTATGCACAATTACTTACTCAGTTGTATTTACCCAAATGGCTTCACTGTTTGTTGAACAAGGAGATGTGATGAACTCCAAGATAGGAGAATTTCGTTTGCCAGCAGCTAGCATGTCTATATTTGACATATGCAGTGTCCTTGTATGCACCGGAATTTATCGCAAAATCCTTGTGCCATTAGTTGGAAGATTGAGTGGTAATCCAAGGGGAATTAGCGAACTTGAAAGAATGGGAATTGGCTTAATATTTGGAATGTTGTCAATGGTTGCATCAGGTATCACTGAGATTGTAAGACTGAGAAATATTATTTGTAGCCAAAAAACAAGTTCAATGAGCATATTCTATCAAATTCCACAATATGTTCTAATGGGTGCTTCAGAGGTTTTTATGTATGTGGGTCAATTGGAGTTCTTTAATGGTCAAGCTCCGGATGGTATAAAAAGTTTTGGGAGTTCACTTTGTATGGCTTCAATGTCTCTTGGAAACTATGTGAGTAGCATGCTTGTTAACATAATAATGGAAATCACTGCAAGAGGGCATGACAAAGGTTGGATTTCAGAGAACCTCAACAAAGGGCATATGGATAGATTTTTCTTCCTTCTTGCAGGACTAGTTTCTTTTGATTTTGTGATTTACTTATTTTGTGCTAAGTGGTACAAGAGCATCAATGTTCAAGGTGACCAAGAGGAGTTAGAGTTGGATGATTCTAATAATAGTAAATCTGCATCCAAAGGCCAACCTTAA
- the LOC123910532 gene encoding AP2/ERF and B3 domain-containing transcription factor At1g51120-like, whose amino-acid sequence MAGSYEMSCSTEINKLAKRARYEAEGSQKFKGIVPQQNGHWGAQIYANHQRIWLGTFKSERDAAMAYDSATIKLRSGESNRNFPWNDQTVQEPFFQSHYSMETILSMIRNGTYQSKFATFLRNQSQSGIVGLKKKKGGGEQFSCTQLFQKELTPSDVGKLNRLVIPKKHAVTYFPLVYDNNITANENEDHKCSSDVEVVFYDKLMRLWRFRYCYWKSSQSYVFTRGWNRFVKDKKLKAKDTIVFYTCEPIINFKKCGDHHEQLFSLIDVIYHRKKGEDAKHVLEKRIIISNEVDDEETQGRIDLNAFHSTHNNSDTRFKLFGVSIS is encoded by the coding sequence ATGGCCGGGAGCTATGAAATGTCATGTTCAACTGAAATAAACAAATTGGCAAAACGTGCGAGGTATGAAGCAGAAGGGTCTCAAAAGTTCAAAGGTATTGTTCCTCAACAAAACGGACATTGGGGTGCACAAATATACGCAAACCATCAAAGAATATGGTTAGGGACATTCAAATCCGAAAGAGATGCTGCCATGGCTTACGACAGCGCCACCATTAAGCTTAGAAGTGGAGAAAGCAATAGGAATTTTCCATGGAATGACCAAACAGTTCAAGAACCTTTTTTTCAAAGTCATTATAGCATGGAAACAATTTTGAGCATGATTAGAAATGGAACCTACCAATCTAAATTTGCCACGTTTCTTAGGAACCAAAGCCAAAGTGGCATTGTtgggttgaagaagaagaagggtgGTGGGGAACAATTTTCTTGCACACAACTTTTTCAGAAAGAATTAACACCTAGTGATGTTGGTAAACTAAATAGGCTTGTCATCCCCAAAAAACATGCAGTTACTTATTTTCCTTTGGTTTATGACAACAATATAACTGCAAACGAGAACGAGGATCATAAGTGCAGCAGCGATGTGGAGGTTGTGTTTTATGACAAACTAATGCGATTGTGGAGGTTTCGATACTGTTATTGGAAGAGCAGCCAAAGCTATGTGTTCACTAGAGGATGGAATCGATTTGTCAAGGATAAGAAATTAAAGGCTAAAGACACCATTGTGTTTTATACGTGTGAACCtataataaatttcaaaaaatgtGGTGATCATCATGAACAACTCTTTTCATTGATTGATGTAATATATCATAGAAAAAAGGGAGAAGATGCCAAACATGTTTTGGAAAAAAGGATAATAATTTCCAATGAAGTGGATGATGAAGAGACTCAAGGTAGAATAGATTTGAATGCATTTCATTCCACACATAATAATTCAGATACAAGATTTAAGCTCTTTGGCGTAAGTATCAGCTGA